Below is a genomic region from Citrobacter europaeus.
TGGCGGCGATTCAACGCGCTATCGACAGTGTATCCCACTATCTGGTGCTAAAAACGGCGATCAGCATTGTGACCGGGCTGGTAGCCTGGGGCATGCTCTCAGCACTCGACGTGCGTTTCGCCTTTGTCTGGGGATTGCTGGCCTTTGCTCTCAACTATATTCCTAATATCGGTTCGGTGCTGGCAGCCATTCCGCCTATTGCTCAGGTGCTGGTATTTAGCGGCCTTTACGATGCCCTGGTCGTATTGGCGGGTTATCTGGTCATTAATTTGGTGTTTGGAAATATCCTCGAACCGCGGATCATGGGGCGTGGGCTTGGGTTATCTACACTGGTGGTGTTTCTGTCGTTGATCTTCTGGGGCTGGTTGTTGGGGCCAGTCGGGATGCTGCTTTCTGTACCGCTGACCATCATCGTGAAAATCGCTCTCGAACAAACCAACGGCGGTCAAAGCATTGCCGTGTTGCTCAGCGATCTCAACAAAGAATGAACGATTGCCCCGACATCGCGGGGCATCTGTTTATCGTTTTGCGCGCAGCGCCAGTATGGCGCTTAACAAGGTAAATAACGCAATTATCCATGCCATTGTCCATGGCGTTCCGTCGCTGAAGGCGGTTAGCAACAACGACGAGATAATGCCACTACCGTATTGTAACGCACCAATCAGCGCCGAGGCTGAACCGGCAATGTTCGGTACCGCATCCAGCGCGGCAGCGGTTGAAGTCGCAGCGATGATGCCATTCATCGAGAAAAACAAAAAAACGGTGACGATAATGGCAACAACGCCACCTGACTCCAGTTTAACCAGCAGCGCAAGCGCCACTGCGGCCAGCGCCGCCAACATCGTCGCATACTTTAGTAGTTGTTCCAGAGCGTGGCGTTGCACCAGACGACGGTTTACCACGCTCATGGCCATGACCCCGACAATATTGAGCGCAAACAGCCAGCCGTAATGCTGTGGGTCAACATGGTAATAGCTAATATAAACAAACGGCGAACCAGTAATAAACGCGTACGCTGCAACGTAATAACACGTCAGACTCAGGGTGTAGCGCATAAAATGGCCATTGGCTAATAACGACCGGTAATGACGAAATGCGCCAGCCAAAGAGGCTTTCACCCGTTTCTCTTCCGGGAATGTTTCCGGCAACCAGTTCAAAGAGATAAACATCAGCGCGCCGATCACCACCAGTAGCCAAAAAACAGAGTGCCAGGTACTCAGGCGAATTATTTGTCCGCCAATCAACGGTCCCGCTATTGGCGCAATCGCCATTACCAGCACCAGAGTTGAAAGCATTTGCGCCGCGCGAGTGCGCGCAAACAGATCGCGGATCATCGCCCGCGCCAGCATAGGTCCGGTACAGGCACCAAGGGCCTGAAAAACCCGCCAGAATACAATTTGCGTGATACTCGTAGACATCGCGCATCCTGCAGAGCCGATGATAAAAAACACCATGCCAATAAACAGCGGTTTACGCCTTCCCAGATGATCGCTTATCGGCCCCCAAATCAACTGTGCAATGGCAAAACCTATCAAAAAACCGGTGACGGTCAGTTCCACATTGCCCTGTAAATCCTCGGCCATGGTCGGCATTGCCGGAAGATAAATGTCGGTGGAAAGCGAGGTAAAGGCCATCAGGCCGCTGAGGATCAGAATAAAAGTAAGCCCGGTCTGGCTTGCGGAAACTACCGGCGAAGCATGTTCACGTGTACGCATAGCGTCCTGTCATGTTCTAAAAAGTCAGGCAGCAGTATATACACGACGTATTATGGTGATTAGACAGCTAAAACCGCATGGGTTTATGAACTGCAATCATCAATAACGGCATATTAATAAAAACGGCCTCCGCAGAGGCCGTCTTGGTTTTCGCTAACGATTACAGCGCTTTCAGGATTGCATCCACGCTGGCTTTGGCGTCGCCAAACAGCATATGGGTGTTTTCTTTAAAGAACAGCGGGTTCTGCACACCAGCATAGCCGGTGTTCATCGAACGTTTGAACACAATAACGTTCTGCGCTTTCCATACTTCCAGCACCGGCATTCCGGCGATTGGGCTGTGTGGATCGTCCTGCGCCGCCGGGTTTACCGTATCGTTGGCGCCAATCACCAGCACGGTATCGGTATCGGCGAAATCATCGTTGATCTCATCCATTTCCAGCACGATGTCATAAGGTACTTTGGCTTCCGCCAACAATACGTTCATATGACCTGGCAAGCGCCCTGCTACCGGGTGAATACCGAAGCGCACTTTGATGCCGCGCGCGCGCAGTTTCTCGGTAATTTCCGCTACCGGGTACTGCGCCTGTGCCACTGCCATGCCATAGCCCGGGGTGATTATCACGGAGTGCGAGTTCTTCAGCATTTCTGCCGTGTCTTCCGCAGTAATCTCACGATGTTCACCGACTTCTTCATCAGACCCGGTAGAAGAACCGTCAGAACCAAAGCCACCTGCAATAACGCTGAAAAATGAACGGTTCATCGCCTTACACATGATGTAAGACAGGATCGCACCAGAAGAACCGACCAGCGCACCGGTAACGATCAGCAGATCGTTGCTCAGCATAAAGCCCGCCGCCGCTGCCGCCCATCCTGAATAGGAGTTGAGCATTGAAACGACGACTGGCATATCCGCACCGCCGATAGACGCCACCAGATGCCAGCCAAAAGCCAGAGCAATAATGGTCATCACCAGCAGCGCCAGGACCTGCAGGCCCACGCTTTCGGTACGAACAAACACCACCAGCAACAGGAAAGAAACAACCAGCGCCGCCAGGTTCATTTTATGACGATTCGGCAACATCAGCGGTTTAGAGGAGATCTTGCCGCGCAATTTGCCAAACGCCACCACGGAACCGGTAAAGGTCACCGCACCGATGAAGATACCCAGGAACACTTCCGTCAGGTGAATGTTCACCAGAATCGGTTCCAGGCCCGTGTCGTGATACAGGTAGCTGTTGAAACCCACCAGAACTGCAGCCAGACCGACGAAGCTGTGCAGAATTGCCACCAGCTCCGGCATCTCGGTCATCTCAACTTTCTTCGCCAGACGAATACCAATCGCGCCGCCGATGATCATCGCCACCAGGATCCACGCAACGTTGCCGGTATCCGGGCCAAAAATCGTTGCAATCAGCGCAATCGCCATCCCGGCGATACCGTAGTTGTTACCCTGCTGAGAGGTTTCGTGTTTCGAAAGCCCCGCCAGGCTGAAAATAAACAGGATCGCGGCAACAATGTATGCAGCTGTAACTAATCCTCCAGACATATGTTACCCCTTAGTTTTTCCGGAACATTTTCAGCATGCGCTGAGTCACGGTGAAGCCACCGAAAATATTAATGCTGGCAATAAGCACCGCGATAAAGCTCAGGAAACTCACCCAGCCACCCTGGCCAATTTGCAATAACGCCCCGACAACGATGATCCCGGAGATGGCGTTGGTCACGGACATCAACGGAGTATGCAGCGCGTGCGACACATTCCAGACCACGTAGTAACCCACCACGCAGGACAGCGCGAACACCGTAAAGTGGCCAAGAAACTCTTTCGGCGCAACGTCGGCGAGCCAGCCAAACAAAATGACCACCAGCGCCATCACCGCATATTTGCGCCACGGTGAGACTGGCTTTTTCTCTTCTTTCGGCGCTGGCGCGGCTTTCGGCGCAGCCTGCGGCTGAGCAGATACCTGGATAGGCGGCGCAGGCCAGGTGATTTCACCCTCGCGTACCACCGTGACACCACGTACTACCACGTCGTCAAAATCGACGGTGATATTGCCGTCCTTCTCTTTGCACAACAGTTTGAGCAGGTTGACGAGGTTCGTGCCGTACAGTTGGGAAGATTGCGTCGGCAGACGGCCTGGCAGATCGGTATAACCAATAACCTTCACCCCGTTTTCGGTGGTGGTTACCTGGTTAGGGACCGTGTATTCGCAGTTACCGCCGTTTTGCGCGGCGAGATCGACAATCACGCTGCCAGCCTTCATCGAATCAACCATTTCACGGGTGATCAGTTTCGGAGCAGGTTTGCCCGGGATCAGCGCGGTGGTAACGATAATGTCGACATCTTTCGCCTGTGCAGCGAAGAGTTCCATTTCGGCTTTGATGAACGCCTCGGACATTACCTTAGCGTAACCGTCGCCGCTGCCCGCCTCTTCTTTGAAGTCCAGTTCAAGGAACTCAGCGCCCATACTCTGAACTTGTTCTTTCACTTCCGGACGGGTGTCAAAAGCACGAACGATAGCGCCCAGGCTGTTTGCCGCACCAATAGCCGCCAGACCTGCAACACCTGCACCGATTACCATCACCTTGGCCGGTGGAACCTTGCCCGCGGCGGTAATCTGGCCGGTAAAGAAACGACCAAATTCATGTGCAGCTTCAACAATAGCGCGATACCCGGCGATATTCGCCATCGAGCTTAAGGCATCCAGCGACTGCGCGCGCGAAATACGCGGCACGGAGTCCATCGCCATCACCGTCACGTTGCGCTCAGCAAGCTTTTGCAACAGCTCAGGGTTTTGCGCGGGCCAAAGAAAACTCACCAGCGTTGTGCCCGGATTGAGTAACGAAATTTCCGTCTCTTCCGGTGCGTTGACCTTCAGGATAATCTCTGACTGCCAGACGGTATTTCCGTCAACAATTTCTGCGCCTGCCTGAACAAACGCCTTATCGTCAAAACTCGCCAGTTGACCTGCGCCGCTTTCAACCGCGACGCTGAAACCCAACTTAAGCAGCTGCTCAACCGTTTTCGGCGTGGCTGCTACGCGGGTTTCATTGGTTAACCGTTCTCTTGGTATGCCAATTCGCATAATGTTCCCTTCCATCTGTATTTATGATGATGGTTTATCAATGTTCGCACGAGGCATGCGCGCACTCTCGAAAGAGGTCAGTGTTACCTCAATAAAATAAAACAGTAACAAACTCTGTATAACCTACTGAAAATGACGCTTGTGATCTAGCGCCAAAAAACAGTATTTATTATGAAATTCGCAAAATAGAGATGAATCGAACGGCAGGCAGATAAAATGCCCTAAAAATAGCCCACAAAGGCCGATAATTCGCTCAAGCGAAGCGGCAAAACATGATTACGTGCCTGCCAAAAACAATTAATTAACATTAAATTAACTTATGAAATTCAACTGCTTTATCAGTTTTGCTCGCCAAACGCCGAAATTTTCGACATATCACAAAATGTTATCGATGTTGTTACGTCAGGTGGCACGATGAGTGAAAATTGACGCAGACACTGACACAATTTAAATGCAATAATCAGCGACGTTTCTAGTCAATAACAATACCAGTACCTGGTTTGCGCAAGGCGAAGGATTATTTTTATGAAGCTTAAGAACACTCTCCTGGCGTCCGCACTTATTTCTGCGACTGCTTTTTCTGTAAATGCAGCGACAGAATTGACGCCGGAGCAAGCGGCTGCACTGAAACCCTATGACCGCATTGTGGTTACCGGTCGTTTTAATGCTATCGGTGATGCGGTGACCGCCGTATCACGCCGTGCAGATAAAGACGGTGCAGCCTCCTTTTATGTTGTTGATACCTCAGATTTTGGCAGCGGCGGTAACTGGCGCGTTGTAGCCGACATCTATAAAGCCGACGCTGAAAAAGCGGAAGCATCCAAAAACCGTGTCATTAACGGCGTTATGGAATTACCGAAAGATCAGGCCGTTCTGTTAGAACCATTCGATACCGTTACGGTGCAGGGTTTCTACCGCAGCCAGCCTGAAGTGAACGATGCCATCACCAAAGCAGCGAAAGAGAAAGGCGCCTACTCCTTCTATATCGTGCGCCAGGTCGATGCTAACCAGGGTGGCAACCAGCGTATTACTGCATTCATCTATAAAGCTGATGCGAAAAAACGCGTAGTACAAAGCCCTGATGCGATCCCAGCAGATTCCGATGCCGGTCGTGCCGCATTAGCTGCAGGTGGCGAAGCCGCGAAGAAAGTTGAGATCCCAGGTGTTGCGACTACCGCGTCTCCGAGCGCTGAAGTTGGTCGTTTCTTCGAAACGCAATCCACCAAAGGCGGACGTTACACTGTCACGCTTCCGGATGGAACCAAAGTTGAAGAACTGAACAAAGCAACTGCCGCGATGATGGTGCCATTCGACAGCATCAAGTTCACCGGTAACTATGGCAACATGACCGAAATCTCTTACCAGGTAGCTAAACGCGCAGCGAAGAAAGGCGCTAAGTACTATCACATCACCCGCCAGTGGTCTGAACGTGGTAATAACATGACCATCAGCGCTGACCTGTATAAGTAATACCCAATGCCTTATCAGGTCTACAACCCTGTAGGCCTGATAATTTCCCGCCCCCCAGTCTTCCGGTAAAACAAAAACAGCAGTATTAAGACAACTTTTCACACTATTAGTCACAAATCTCTCTATCCCCATTGCATGCGTTCTCTTCTCTCCGTAAAATCCCGCGCCTTAGTGGCTTTCACCATTTTTATGCGGTTTGCCAAAATAATTATTCTCTCACTCTCGTTTTTGTCACTGGATACAAATGGAAAAGAAATTGGGTCTGAGCGCACTCACCGCGCTGGTTTTAAGCTCAATGCTCGGCGCTGGCGTTTTCAGCCTGCCACAAAATATGGCGGCGGTAGCGAGCCCGGCTGCATTACTGATTGGTTGGGCGATTACCGGTGCAGGTATCCTTTTGCTCGCCTTTGCCATGCTGATCCTGACGCGTATCCGTCCTGAACTCGATGGCGGCATCTTTACCTATGCACGTGAAGGTTTCGGTGAGCTGATTGGCTTCTGCTCCGCATGGGGGTACTGGCTGTGTGCTGTTATCGCTAACGTTTCGTATCTGGTGATCGTTTTCTCTGCGTTCAGCTTCTTCACCGATACACCAGAGTTACGTCTGTTTGGCGACGGTAATACCTGGCAGTCGATTGTTGGCGCATCGGTGCTGTTGTGGGTAGTCCATTTTCTGGTACTGCGTGGTGTGCAAACGGCTGCCAGTATTAACCTGGCCGCGACGCTGGCAAAATTATTGCCGCTTGGCCTGTTTATCGTCCTGGCGTTCATGCTGTTTAAGCTCGACACCTTTACCCTCGATTTTACTGGCGTTGCATTGGGCGTTCCCGTCTGGGAGCAGGTTAAAAATACCATGCTCATCACCCTATGGGTTTTCATCGGTGTGGAGGGCGCGGTGGTGGTTTCTGCCCGTGCCAGAAATAAACGCGATGTTGGACGCGCTACCCTGCTGGCGGTACTCGCCGCGCTGGGCGTCTACCTGCTGGTTACCCTGCTGTCTCTGGGCGTTGTCGCGCGTCCCGAACTGGCGGAGATCCGCAACCCGTCAATGGCAGGCCTGATGGTGGAAATGATGGGGCCATGGGGTGAAATTATTATTGCCGCAGGCCTGATTGTCTCAGTGTGCGGTGCCTATTTAAGCTGGACCATTATGGCGGCGGAAGTACCGTTCCTCGCCTCGACGCACAAAGCGTTTCCACGCATTTTTGCGCGCCAGAACGCGCAAGGCGCGCCGTCAGCATCTCTTTGGCTGACCAACATCTGCGTTCAGATCTGCCTGGTGCTGATCTGGCTCACCGGTTCGGACTACAATACGTTATTGACCATCGCCTCAGAGATGATTCTGGTGCCCTATTTGCTGGTCGGCGCCTTTCTACTGAAAATTGCCACCCGTCCAATTCATAAGGCTGTTGGTATCGGAGCGAGTATTTATGGCATATGGTTATTGTATGCCTCAGGTCCGATGCACCTGCTGCTGTCCGTGGTGCTGTATGCGCCAGGACTGCTGGTTTTCCTTTATGCCCGTAAAACGCACGCGCATGAAAATGTATTAAAACGTCAGGAGATGGCGCTGATCGGCCTGCTGCTTGTTGCTGCTGTTCCGGCGACCTGGATGTTGATGGGGTAACATTGTCCCCATCGTTCGCGACACATGGAGATTACGATGGGTAAAAAAAACCCTTTGCCAATTCTTATCACCGGAGGAGGTCGACGTATCGGCCTCGCCGTCGCATGGCATTTTATAAATCAAAAACAGCCGGTTATCGTCAGCTACCGCACGCATTATCCGGCCATTGACGGCCTGCGAGATGCCGGTGCGCTGTGTATCCAGGCTGATTTTTCCAGCGATGAAGGCGTGCTGGCTTTTGCTGATGAAGTTAAAACACATACAGATGGCCTGCGCGGCATTGTGCATAATGCCAGTGCCTGGCTTGCAGAAAAGCCCGGTACTCCGCTGACCGAAGTGCTGTCAGCCATGATGCAAATTCACGTCAATACCCCCTACCTGCTCAACCACGCACTGGAAGGATTGTTGCGCGGTCACGGACACGCTGCCAGCGATATTATCCATTTTACAGATTACGTGGTGGAGCGAGGCAGCGATAAGCACATTGCTTATGCTGCCAGCAAAGCGGCGCTGGACAATATGACCCGCTCGTTCGCCCGCAAACTGGCGCCGGAAGTGAAAGTCAACGCGATTGCCCCCTCGTTAATCCTGTTTAACGAGGGTGACGATGCAGAATATCGTCAGCAGGCATTGAACAAATCACTGATGAAAACAGCACCGGGTGAAAAAGAGGTCATTGATCTAATTGACTATCTGTTAACTAGCTGTTTTGTCACCGGACGTAGTTTTGCCCTGGATGGTGGGCGTCATCTACGTTAGTGCAGTTTAATCCAACAAAAAATCAGCAACCACGCGCTCAGGCCCCAGCATACTACTGAACTGCCGAGCGCAACGGGTAAGCGCATAAATCCGGTGAAATACCACAGCGAAACGAGGTAGACAAAATAAGGAATAATCGACCACATGCTGAAGACAATGGTTGTACGTAACGCCTCGATCCCACGTTCACTGGCCACGATATAATGGGCAATCAACGCAAAGGTCGGGAACAACGGAATTAATCCGGCAATATAGTAGTTCTTTGTTTTCGCCAGCAAACCAATCAACACCACCACCAGCGCACCGAGCGCCGCTTTTATAACGAGTCCCATCACCCTGCCTTAACACATCAATAACATCAGCCTCTAGCATAACGGAAGCGTTCTTGTTTAGAAAAGATTAATGGAAGGAAAAACCAGGGCGGTGTATGTTGGCGTTTTATATTCAAAATGAATGATATGAACACCATCGTATTTGTTGAAGATGATCCCGAAGTTGGCTCACTGATTGCGGCCTACCTTGCCCGGCATGATATTGAGGTTATCCTTGAACCTCGTGGTGATCTGGCCGAGGAGAAAATCCTGCAAGTTCAACCCGACCTGGTGTTATTGGATATCATGCTGCCGGGCAAAGACGGGATGACTATCTGCCGCGATTTACGTGGACGCTGGCAGGGCCCGATTGTCCTGCTCACCTCGCTGGACAGCGACATGAACCATATTCTGGCGCTGGAAATGGGTGCCTGTGACTATATCCTGAAGACAACGCCACCCGCAGTGCTGCTGGCTCGTCTGCGCCTGCATCTGCGCCAGAGTGAACATTCAACCCAGTCTAAAGGCATTCAGGCGGCAACGATCACTCCACACACAACGCTGCGCTTTGGCACACTCACTATCGACCCCACCAACCGCTCCGTTCTACTCGGCGGCGAGCAAGTCTCTCTTTCCACCGCTGATTTTGAATTACTGTGGGAGCTGGCAACCCATGCAGGGCAGATTATGGACCGCGATGCGTTGCTGAAGAACCTGCGTGGCGTAAGTTATGACGGCATGGACCGCAGCGTCGATGTCGCGATTTCCCGGTTACGCAAAAAGCTGCTCGATAACGCGACTGAACCTTATCGAATTAAAACAGTGCGCAACAAAGGTTATCTCTTTGCACCCCACGCCTGGGACGACGAGCCGCAGAAGTAATGCCACTGGGCCGATCTCATTGATCGGCTGGATTACTCACAATACGTTACACCGTCACGTAAAATTGTCTACAGAACAGGCATACAAACGCCATCCGGATACGTTCCACATTTTTTGTGTGGCTGTTGGTCTCCCCCCTCCCTATAATCCGTGGCGGTCCTGAACCCTTATGGTTCATAGGTTTATTTCGCAATAACAAAACTCTTTCCGGCATTTCAGGTGCTGAATGAGGCAAGAGGCTACAATATGTTCGTTACGCTTGCGTATATCGCATTCTTTTTGGTTTGTTCATGGGCAATTTTCAGAATCAACCAAAAAAGTCACTCCCTGTCAAAAAGTGTCTTCATCGCTATATTTTTGGGTGCTGTTATCGGCTTATCCCTGCATCTTATTGCTGCTGACGACAGTAAAACGGTTATCGATTGGTATAATATTATCGGCAACGGCTATGTAAATTTACTGAAGCTGGTCGCGGTTCCGCTGATTTTCATTTCTATACTCTCAGCTATTAACAAACTCGAAAATAGCGCTGGCATTGGGAAAATGTCGTTAACCATCGTCGGGTGCATGCTCTGTCTGGTGATGATTGCCGGGTTTGTTGGGTTGCTGACTGCACATGTATTAGGTCTGGACGCCAGCGCATTTGTTCATATGCAGTCCACGCTGACGGCTGACGATGTGAGCAAAACGGCTGCCATTTCACTGCCTAAACTGGTTACATCTCTAATCCCTACGAATATCTTCCTCGATCTCACTGGAGCCAGAAGCGTTTCCGTCATTGGCATTGTTATCTTCACCCTACTTGCCGGCGTGGCATTATTAAAAGTCAAACAAGATGCTCCGCAAGAAGGTGAAAAGTTAAGCGCAGGCATTAATGCCATCCAGTTCTGGGTGATGAAGATGGTGCGCATCGTTATTGCCCTCACCCCTTATGGCGTGATGGCATTAATGGCAGGCGTATTTTCTGCGTATCGCTTCGAACAATTTGCCAGTCTGTTAGGCTTTATTGGCGCTTGTTACATTGCGATTCTGATGATGTTTATCGTCCACGCGCTAATCCTGGTGCTGAGTGGCAATAATCCCGTTCACTATTTTAAAACTGTCTGGCCAGTATTAACCTTTGCATTTGTTTCCCGCAGTAGTGCGGCATCTATTCCACTGGCTATTTCCGCACAGGAAAAGTTTGGCGTGCAAAACACCATTGCCAATATCGCGGCCTCATTTGGCTCCAGCATGGGTCAAAACGGCTGCGCCGGGATCTATCCGGCCATTATGGTAGCGATGATTGCGCCAACAATTGGAATTGATCCATTATCGGTGCATTTTTTGCTCGCCATGCTGCCTGCAATTGCGCTCGGCTCTATCGGGGTTGCGGGCGTAGGCGGCGGCGGAACATTTGCTGCGCTGATCGTCCTTTCAACGCTGAACTTCCCGGTTGCACTGGTCGGAATTTTCATTGCCATCGAGCCTGTCGTTGATATGGCCAGAACGGCATTAAACGTGAACGGTTCGATGATGTCGGGCGTGTTGGCTAACAGGATCCTGAAAAAGAGTGCTGAA
It encodes:
- a CDS encoding multidrug effflux MFS transporter; protein product: MRTREHASPVVSASQTGLTFILILSGLMAFTSLSTDIYLPAMPTMAEDLQGNVELTVTGFLIGFAIAQLIWGPISDHLGRRKPLFIGMVFFIIGSAGCAMSTSITQIVFWRVFQALGACTGPMLARAMIRDLFARTRAAQMLSTLVLVMAIAPIAGPLIGGQIIRLSTWHSVFWLLVVIGALMFISLNWLPETFPEEKRVKASLAGAFRHYRSLLANGHFMRYTLSLTCYYVAAYAFITGSPFVYISYYHVDPQHYGWLFALNIVGVMAMSVVNRRLVQRHALEQLLKYATMLAALAAVALALLVKLESGGVVAIIVTVFLFFSMNGIIAATSTAAALDAVPNIAGSASALIGALQYGSGIISSLLLTAFSDGTPWTMAWIIALFTLLSAILALRAKR
- the pntB gene encoding Re/Si-specific NAD(P)(+) transhydrogenase subunit beta encodes the protein MSGGLVTAAYIVAAILFIFSLAGLSKHETSQQGNNYGIAGMAIALIATIFGPDTGNVAWILVAMIIGGAIGIRLAKKVEMTEMPELVAILHSFVGLAAVLVGFNSYLYHDTGLEPILVNIHLTEVFLGIFIGAVTFTGSVVAFGKLRGKISSKPLMLPNRHKMNLAALVVSFLLLVVFVRTESVGLQVLALLVMTIIALAFGWHLVASIGGADMPVVVSMLNSYSGWAAAAAGFMLSNDLLIVTGALVGSSGAILSYIMCKAMNRSFFSVIAGGFGSDGSSTGSDEEVGEHREITAEDTAEMLKNSHSVIITPGYGMAVAQAQYPVAEITEKLRARGIKVRFGIHPVAGRLPGHMNVLLAEAKVPYDIVLEMDEINDDFADTDTVLVIGANDTVNPAAQDDPHSPIAGMPVLEVWKAQNVIVFKRSMNTGYAGVQNPLFFKENTHMLFGDAKASVDAILKAL
- the pntA gene encoding Re/Si-specific NAD(P)(+) transhydrogenase subunit alpha, whose amino-acid sequence is MRIGIPRERLTNETRVAATPKTVEQLLKLGFSVAVESGAGQLASFDDKAFVQAGAEIVDGNTVWQSEIILKVNAPEETEISLLNPGTTLVSFLWPAQNPELLQKLAERNVTVMAMDSVPRISRAQSLDALSSMANIAGYRAIVEAAHEFGRFFTGQITAAGKVPPAKVMVIGAGVAGLAAIGAANSLGAIVRAFDTRPEVKEQVQSMGAEFLELDFKEEAGSGDGYAKVMSEAFIKAEMELFAAQAKDVDIIVTTALIPGKPAPKLITREMVDSMKAGSVIVDLAAQNGGNCEYTVPNQVTTTENGVKVIGYTDLPGRLPTQSSQLYGTNLVNLLKLLCKEKDGNITVDFDDVVVRGVTVVREGEITWPAPPIQVSAQPQAAPKAAPAPKEEKKPVSPWRKYAVMALVVILFGWLADVAPKEFLGHFTVFALSCVVGYYVVWNVSHALHTPLMSVTNAISGIIVVGALLQIGQGGWVSFLSFIAVLIASINIFGGFTVTQRMLKMFRKN
- the ydgH gene encoding DUF1471 family protein YdgH; amino-acid sequence: MKLKNTLLASALISATAFSVNAATELTPEQAAALKPYDRIVVTGRFNAIGDAVTAVSRRADKDGAASFYVVDTSDFGSGGNWRVVADIYKADAEKAEASKNRVINGVMELPKDQAVLLEPFDTVTVQGFYRSQPEVNDAITKAAKEKGAYSFYIVRQVDANQGGNQRITAFIYKADAKKRVVQSPDAIPADSDAGRAALAAGGEAAKKVEIPGVATTASPSAEVGRFFETQSTKGGRYTVTLPDGTKVEELNKATAAMMVPFDSIKFTGNYGNMTEISYQVAKRAAKKGAKYYHITRQWSERGNNMTISADLYK
- a CDS encoding amino acid permease encodes the protein MEKKLGLSALTALVLSSMLGAGVFSLPQNMAAVASPAALLIGWAITGAGILLLAFAMLILTRIRPELDGGIFTYAREGFGELIGFCSAWGYWLCAVIANVSYLVIVFSAFSFFTDTPELRLFGDGNTWQSIVGASVLLWVVHFLVLRGVQTAASINLAATLAKLLPLGLFIVLAFMLFKLDTFTLDFTGVALGVPVWEQVKNTMLITLWVFIGVEGAVVVSARARNKRDVGRATLLAVLAALGVYLLVTLLSLGVVARPELAEIRNPSMAGLMVEMMGPWGEIIIAAGLIVSVCGAYLSWTIMAAEVPFLASTHKAFPRIFARQNAQGAPSASLWLTNICVQICLVLIWLTGSDYNTLLTIASEMILVPYLLVGAFLLKIATRPIHKAVGIGASIYGIWLLYASGPMHLLLSVVLYAPGLLVFLYARKTHAHENVLKRQEMALIGLLLVAAVPATWMLMG
- the folM gene encoding dihydromonapterin reductase, with translation MGKKNPLPILITGGGRRIGLAVAWHFINQKQPVIVSYRTHYPAIDGLRDAGALCIQADFSSDEGVLAFADEVKTHTDGLRGIVHNASAWLAEKPGTPLTEVLSAMMQIHVNTPYLLNHALEGLLRGHGHAASDIIHFTDYVVERGSDKHIAYAASKAALDNMTRSFARKLAPEVKVNAIAPSLILFNEGDDAEYRQQALNKSLMKTAPGEKEVIDLIDYLLTSCFVTGRSFALDGGRHLR
- a CDS encoding GlpM family protein, with product MGLVIKAALGALVVVLIGLLAKTKNYYIAGLIPLFPTFALIAHYIVASERGIEALRTTIVFSMWSIIPYFVYLVSLWYFTGFMRLPVALGSSVVCWGLSAWLLIFCWIKLH
- the rstA gene encoding two-component system response regulator RstA, which produces MNDMNTIVFVEDDPEVGSLIAAYLARHDIEVILEPRGDLAEEKILQVQPDLVLLDIMLPGKDGMTICRDLRGRWQGPIVLLTSLDSDMNHILALEMGACDYILKTTPPAVLLARLRLHLRQSEHSTQSKGIQAATITPHTTLRFGTLTIDPTNRSVLLGGEQVSLSTADFELLWELATHAGQIMDRDALLKNLRGVSYDGMDRSVDVAISRLRKKLLDNATEPYRIKTVRNKGYLFAPHAWDDEPQK
- a CDS encoding L-cystine transporter, producing MFVTLAYIAFFLVCSWAIFRINQKSHSLSKSVFIAIFLGAVIGLSLHLIAADDSKTVIDWYNIIGNGYVNLLKLVAVPLIFISILSAINKLENSAGIGKMSLTIVGCMLCLVMIAGFVGLLTAHVLGLDASAFVHMQSTLTADDVSKTAAISLPKLVTSLIPTNIFLDLTGARSVSVIGIVIFTLLAGVALLKVKQDAPQEGEKLSAGINAIQFWVMKMVRIVIALTPYGVMALMAGVFSAYRFEQFASLLGFIGACYIAILMMFIVHALILVLSGNNPVHYFKTVWPVLTFAFVSRSSAASIPLAISAQEKFGVQNTIANIAASFGSSMGQNGCAGIYPAIMVAMIAPTIGIDPLSVHFLLAMLPAIALGSIGVAGVGGGGTFAALIVLSTLNFPVALVGIFIAIEPVVDMARTALNVNGSMMSGVLANRILKKSAEEPQRVNAN